A window of the Kosakonia sp. BYX6 genome harbors these coding sequences:
- the mrdA gene encoding peptidoglycan DD-transpeptidase MrdA, producing the protein MKLQNSFRDYTAESALFVRRAVVAFTGILLLSGVLVANLYNLQIVRFADYQTRSNENRIKLVPIAPSRGIIYDRNGTPLALNRTIYQVEMMPEKVDDVQQTLDALRDVVDLNDDDIAAFKKERSRSHRFTSIPVKTNLTEVQVARFAVNQYRFPGVEVKGYKRRFYPYGSALTHVIGYVSKINDKDVERLDKDGKLANYAATHDIGKLGIERYYEDVLHGQTGYEEVEVNNRGRVIRQLKEVPPQAGHDIYLTLDLKLQQYVETLLAGSRAAVVVTDPRNGSILALVSMPSYDPNLFVDGISSKDYAALLNDPNTPLINRATQGVYPPASTVKPYVAVSALSAGVITRNTSLFDPGWWQLPGSEKRYRDWKKWGHGHLNVTKSLEESADTFFYQVAYDMGIDRLSEWMSKFGYGHYTGVDLSEERSGNMPTREWKLKRFKKPWYQGDTIPVGIGQGYWTATPLQINKAMMTLINDGIVKVPHLLMSTVEDGKQVPWKQPVQQPIGDIHSGYWEIAKDGMYGVANRPNGTGHKYFANAPYKAAAKSGTAQVFGLKANETYNAHRIAERLRDHKLMTAFAPYDNPQVAVAIILENGGAGPAVGTIMRQILDHIMLGDNNTELPAENPSTAAAEDQ; encoded by the coding sequence ATGAAATTACAGAATTCTTTTCGCGACTATACGGCTGAGTCCGCGCTGTTTGTGCGCCGGGCGGTGGTCGCCTTTACGGGGATTTTGCTGCTTTCCGGCGTGCTGGTCGCCAACCTTTATAATCTGCAAATCGTCCGTTTTGCAGATTACCAGACCCGCTCCAACGAAAACCGCATCAAACTGGTTCCTATCGCGCCGAGTCGCGGCATTATTTACGATCGCAACGGCACGCCGCTGGCGCTCAATCGCACCATTTACCAGGTGGAAATGATGCCGGAGAAGGTCGATGACGTGCAGCAAACGCTGGATGCGCTGCGCGATGTGGTCGATCTAAACGATGATGATATCGCCGCGTTCAAAAAAGAGCGCTCGCGCTCGCACCGGTTCACCTCCATTCCGGTGAAAACCAACCTGACCGAAGTGCAGGTCGCCCGCTTTGCCGTCAACCAGTACCGCTTTCCCGGCGTGGAAGTGAAAGGCTATAAACGCCGCTTTTACCCGTACGGTTCCGCACTGACGCATGTCATTGGCTATGTGTCCAAAATTAACGATAAAGATGTCGAAAGGCTGGATAAAGACGGCAAGCTCGCCAACTACGCCGCGACCCATGATATCGGCAAACTCGGCATCGAGCGCTATTACGAAGATGTGCTGCACGGCCAAACCGGCTATGAAGAAGTGGAAGTTAACAACCGTGGCCGCGTGATCCGCCAGCTCAAAGAAGTACCGCCGCAGGCCGGGCATGACATTTATCTGACGCTGGATCTCAAATTACAGCAGTATGTTGAAACGCTGCTCGCCGGCAGCCGCGCTGCGGTGGTGGTGACCGATCCGCGCAACGGCAGTATTCTGGCGCTGGTGTCCATGCCCAGCTACGATCCGAACCTGTTTGTCGACGGCATTTCGAGTAAGGATTACGCTGCCCTGCTCAACGATCCGAATACGCCGCTGATCAACCGCGCGACGCAGGGGGTTTACCCGCCAGCGTCCACAGTGAAACCGTATGTGGCGGTTTCCGCACTCAGTGCTGGCGTGATCACCCGCAACACCAGCCTGTTCGATCCGGGTTGGTGGCAGTTGCCCGGTTCTGAAAAACGCTATCGTGACTGGAAAAAATGGGGACACGGCCATCTGAATGTCACCAAATCTCTGGAAGAATCCGCCGATACCTTCTTCTACCAGGTCGCTTATGACATGGGCATCGACCGCCTGTCAGAGTGGATGAGTAAATTTGGTTACGGCCACTATACGGGCGTCGACCTGTCGGAAGAACGTTCCGGGAATATGCCGACCCGCGAATGGAAGCTGAAGCGCTTTAAGAAACCGTGGTATCAGGGCGACACCATTCCGGTGGGCATCGGTCAGGGTTACTGGACCGCGACCCCGTTACAGATAAACAAAGCGATGATGACGCTGATTAACGACGGCATCGTTAAAGTGCCGCATCTGCTGATGAGCACGGTCGAAGACGGCAAACAGGTTCCGTGGAAGCAGCCCGTACAGCAGCCAATCGGCGATATTCATTCTGGTTATTGGGAAATCGCCAAAGACGGTATGTACGGCGTGGCGAACCGCCCCAACGGGACGGGCCACAAGTACTTTGCCAATGCGCCGTATAAGGCAGCGGCGAAATCCGGTACCGCACAGGTCTTTGGTCTGAAGGCGAACGAAACCTATAATGCGCACCGCATTGCCGAACGTCTGCGCGACCATAAATTGATGACGGCCTTCGCGCCTTATGACAATCCGCAGGTTGCTGTCGCGATCATCCTGGAAAACGGCGGCGCAGGCCCGGCTGTCGGGACCATCATGCGCCAGATCCTCGACCATATTATGCTTGGCGATAACAACACCGAGTTGCCGGCGGAAAACCCGTCAACGGCAGCGGCGGAGGACCAATAA
- the mrdB gene encoding peptidoglycan glycosyltransferase MrdB (rod shape-determining protein RodA), with translation MTDNPNKKSFWDKIHIDPAFMLIILALLFYSAIVIWSASGQDIGMTERKIGQITMGLIVMVVLAQVPPRVYEGWAPYLYIFCVILLIAVDAFGAISKGAQRWLDLGIVRFQPSEIAKIAVPLMVARFINRDVCPPSLKNTAIALVLIFVPTLLVAAQPDLGTSILVVLSGLFVLFLSGLSWRLIGIAAVLVAAFIPVLWFFLMHDYQRQRVMMLLDPETDPLGAGYHIIQSKIAIGSGGLTGKGWLHGTQSQLEFLPERHTDFIFAVLSEELGLVGILILLALYLLLIMRGLWIAARAQTTFGRVMAGGLMLILFVYVFVNIGMVSGILPVVGVPLPLISYGGSALIVLMAGFGIVMSIHTHRKMLSKNV, from the coding sequence ATGACGGATAATCCGAACAAAAAATCGTTCTGGGACAAAATCCATATCGATCCCGCGTTCATGCTCATTATCCTCGCGCTGCTGTTCTACAGCGCGATCGTTATCTGGAGCGCCAGCGGCCAGGACATTGGCATGACGGAACGCAAAATCGGCCAGATCACTATGGGGCTGATTGTCATGGTCGTGCTGGCGCAGGTCCCGCCACGCGTCTACGAAGGCTGGGCGCCCTATCTCTATATTTTCTGTGTGATCTTGCTGATTGCGGTCGATGCCTTCGGTGCTATTTCGAAAGGTGCGCAGCGCTGGCTCGATCTGGGCATTGTGCGTTTCCAGCCCTCTGAGATTGCTAAAATCGCCGTACCGCTGATGGTGGCGCGCTTTATCAACCGCGATGTTTGTCCGCCGTCACTGAAAAACACAGCCATCGCGCTGGTGCTGATTTTTGTGCCGACACTGCTGGTGGCGGCGCAGCCGGATCTCGGTACGTCAATTTTGGTGGTGCTCTCCGGGCTGTTTGTGCTTTTCTTATCCGGTCTGAGCTGGCGGCTGATTGGTATCGCCGCCGTGCTGGTCGCCGCGTTTATCCCGGTGTTGTGGTTCTTCCTGATGCATGATTATCAGCGCCAGCGCGTGATGATGTTGCTCGATCCGGAAACCGATCCGCTGGGTGCGGGCTACCATATTATTCAGTCGAAGATCGCCATTGGCTCCGGCGGTTTGACCGGCAAAGGCTGGCTGCACGGTACTCAGTCGCAGCTTGAGTTTCTGCCGGAACGCCACACCGATTTTATCTTCGCCGTCTTGTCGGAAGAACTCGGTCTGGTGGGTATTCTGATTTTGCTGGCGCTCTATTTGCTGCTGATTATGCGCGGGTTATGGATCGCCGCGCGGGCACAGACTACCTTTGGTCGGGTAATGGCCGGTGGTTTGATGTTGATTCTGTTCGTTTATGTGTTCGTAAATATTGGTATGGTGAGCGGTATCTTGCCGGTGGTGGGCGTACCGCTACCGCTGATCAGCTACGGGGGTTCTGCCCTGATCGTACTCATGGCCGGGTTTGGTATCGTTATGTCGATCCATACCCACAGGAAAATGTTGTCAAAGAACGTATAA
- the rlpA gene encoding endolytic peptidoglycan transglycosylase RlpA, with product MHKLWPGICIAAGLLAACSNNDGQQQTIVAPQPAVCNGPVVEISGAEPHYEQLNATANQDYERDGKSYKVVQDPSTFSQAGFAAIYDAEPGSNLTASGEAFDPNQLTAAHPTLPIPSYARITNLANGRMIVVRINDRGPYGNDRVISLSRASADRLNTSNNTKVRIDPIIVAQDGSLSGPGMACTKVAQQTYVLPARPDLGGGMGSASSQPQPTQPQDNVQPISNDTLKSDDATGAPVSSGGFLGAQTPLASGVLESNETAQPTTTTPVTATPATQTEPVVQAAAPATRTSPVTAPGSVQGGVRTTAPTTSAPAATASSGYMVQVGAVSDQTRAQQYQQRLAQQFAVPGRVTQNGAVWRVQLGPFSNKADASALQQRLQNEAQLQSFITGAQ from the coding sequence ATGCATAAGCTTTGGCCTGGGATCTGCATCGCGGCAGGGTTGCTGGCGGCATGTTCAAATAATGATGGTCAGCAACAAACGATCGTCGCGCCCCAACCCGCCGTGTGCAACGGTCCTGTCGTAGAGATCAGTGGCGCGGAGCCGCATTATGAGCAGCTCAATGCGACGGCAAATCAGGATTATGAGCGTGACGGTAAAAGCTACAAAGTGGTACAAGACCCGTCAACCTTCAGCCAGGCGGGTTTCGCCGCGATTTATGACGCCGAACCGGGCAGCAACCTGACCGCGTCCGGCGAAGCGTTTGATCCGAATCAGCTGACTGCGGCGCACCCGACGCTGCCGATCCCGAGTTACGCGCGCATCACCAACCTGGCGAACGGCCGCATGATTGTCGTGCGCATCAACGATCGTGGCCCGTACGGTAATGACCGCGTGATCTCCCTTTCGCGCGCTTCCGCCGACCGTCTGAACACCTCGAATAACACCAAAGTGCGCATCGATCCGATTATCGTCGCGCAGGATGGTTCGCTTTCTGGTCCGGGGATGGCCTGTACCAAAGTCGCGCAGCAAACCTATGTGCTGCCCGCTCGCCCGGATCTCGGCGGCGGCATGGGCAGCGCCTCTTCACAACCGCAGCCAACCCAACCGCAAGATAATGTTCAGCCGATCAGCAACGATACGCTGAAAAGCGATGACGCCACCGGCGCGCCGGTCAGTAGCGGTGGTTTCCTGGGCGCGCAAACACCGCTTGCCTCTGGCGTGCTGGAAAGCAATGAGACCGCGCAACCGACAACCACCACGCCGGTAACGGCAACGCCAGCCACACAAACTGAGCCGGTAGTTCAGGCTGCGGCACCGGCGACGCGCACTTCACCGGTTACCGCACCGGGTTCTGTGCAGGGTGGCGTGCGGACAACCGCCCCGACCACCAGCGCACCGGCGGCAACCGCCAGCAGCGGTTATATGGTGCAAGTGGGCGCGGTAAGCGATCAGACGCGGGCGCAGCAGTATCAACAACGTTTGGCGCAGCAATTTGCCGTACCGGGTCGCGTCACGCAAAACGGCGCGGTCTGGCGCGTACAGTTAGGGCCGTTCAGTAATAAAGCCGATGCCAGCGCTTTACAGCAACGTCTGCAAAATGAAGCGCAGTTACAGTCGTTTATTACTGGCGCGCAGTAG
- the dacA gene encoding D-alanyl-D-alanine carboxypeptidase DacA translates to MKTTFSARFVQRLALTTALTAAALSAAHADDLNIKTMIPGVPQIDAESYILIDYNSGKVLAEQNADARRDPASLTKMMTSYVIGQAMKAGKFKDSDLVTIGNDAWATGNPVFRGSSLMFLKPGMQVPVSQLIRGINLQSGNDACVAMADYVAGSQDAFVGLMNSYVNALGLKNSHFQTVHGLDADGQFSSARDMAMIGQALIRDVPNEYSIYKEKEFTFNGIRQTNRNGLLWDNSLNVDGIKTGHTDKAGYNLVASATEGQMRLISAVMGGRTFKGRETESKKLLTWGFRFFETVSPLKAGKEFASEPAWFGDSDRASLGVDKDVYLTIPRGRMKDLKASYVLNTSELHAPLQKNQVVGAINFQLDGKTIEQRPLVVLQEIPEGNFFGKIIDYIKLMFHHWFG, encoded by the coding sequence ATGAAGACCACTTTTTCCGCTCGTTTCGTGCAGCGCCTGGCGCTCACCACGGCGCTGACCGCAGCCGCTCTGTCCGCTGCGCATGCCGATGACCTGAATATTAAAACCATGATCCCAGGCGTTCCGCAGATCGACGCGGAATCTTACATCCTGATCGATTACAACTCTGGCAAAGTGCTGGCGGAACAGAACGCCGATGCGCGTCGCGACCCGGCAAGTCTGACCAAAATGATGACCAGCTACGTCATCGGCCAGGCGATGAAAGCGGGTAAATTCAAAGACAGCGATCTGGTGACTATCGGCAACGACGCATGGGCAACCGGCAACCCGGTGTTCCGTGGTTCTTCCCTGATGTTCCTGAAGCCAGGCATGCAAGTGCCGGTTTCCCAGCTGATTCGCGGTATCAACCTGCAATCCGGTAACGATGCTTGCGTAGCGATGGCCGATTATGTTGCCGGAAGCCAGGACGCGTTCGTTGGCCTGATGAACAGCTACGTTAACGCGTTGGGTCTGAAAAACAGCCATTTCCAGACAGTGCACGGTCTGGATGCCGATGGTCAGTTCAGCTCCGCCCGCGATATGGCGATGATTGGCCAGGCGCTGATCCGTGACGTGCCGAACGAATACTCCATCTATAAAGAGAAAGAGTTTACCTTTAACGGCATCCGCCAGACTAACCGTAACGGTCTGCTGTGGGATAACAGCCTGAATGTCGACGGTATTAAAACCGGTCACACCGACAAAGCCGGTTACAACCTGGTGGCCTCGGCGACGGAAGGTCAAATGCGTTTGATCTCGGCGGTGATGGGCGGCCGTACCTTTAAAGGCCGTGAGACGGAAAGTAAAAAGCTGCTGACTTGGGGTTTCCGTTTCTTTGAAACCGTGAGTCCGCTGAAAGCGGGTAAAGAGTTCGCGTCTGAGCCGGCCTGGTTCGGCGACAGCGATCGCGCCTCTTTGGGCGTGGATAAAGACGTTTACCTGACCATTCCTCGCGGTCGCATGAAAGATCTGAAAGCCAGTTATGTGCTGAATACCAGTGAGTTGCACGCGCCGTTGCAGAAAAATCAGGTTGTTGGCGCCATCAACTTCCAGTTGGATGGCAAAACCATCGAGCAACGCCCGCTGGTTGTGTTGCAGGAAATCCCGGAAGGTAATTTCTTCGGCAAAATCATTGATTACATTAAATTGATGTTCCATCACTGGTTTGGCTAA
- the ybeD gene encoding DUF493 family protein YbeD: MKTNLKELLEFPTPFTYKVMGLAKPELVDLVVEVVQRHAPGDYSPQVKPSSKGNYHSVSITINATHIEQVETLYEELGNIEIVRMVL; encoded by the coding sequence ATGAAAACCAATCTCAAAGAACTGCTTGAATTCCCGACTCCCTTTACCTACAAAGTGATGGGTCTGGCGAAACCAGAGCTGGTTGATCTGGTGGTTGAAGTGGTACAGCGCCATGCGCCAGGTGATTACTCTCCGCAGGTAAAACCGAGCAGCAAAGGCAATTACCACTCGGTATCTATCACCATCAACGCGACGCACATTGAGCAAGTTGAAACGCTGTACGAAGAACTGGGCAACATCGAAATTGTTCGTATGGTGCTGTAA
- the lipB gene encoding lipoyl(octanoyl) transferase LipB, translating to MSQDTILIRNLGLQPYEPVSQSMHEFTDTRDDSTPDEIWLVEHPPVFTQGQAGKAEHVLAAGDIPVIQSDRGGQVTYHGPGQQVMYVLINLKRRKIGVRELVTLLENTVINTLAAFNIDAQARADAPGVYVQGKKICSLGLRIRKGCSFHGLALNIDMDLAPFMRINPCGYAGMEMTQVSQLAENVGLDKIRTILIQQFLALLNNPPHQYMNA from the coding sequence TTGTCTCAGGACACAATTCTTATCCGCAACCTCGGTTTACAGCCTTATGAGCCTGTATCCCAATCAATGCATGAATTCACCGATACTCGCGACGACAGCACGCCTGATGAAATCTGGCTGGTCGAGCACCCTCCTGTCTTTACGCAGGGCCAGGCCGGTAAAGCCGAACATGTGCTGGCGGCGGGAGATATTCCGGTTATCCAAAGCGATCGCGGCGGCCAGGTGACCTACCACGGACCGGGCCAGCAAGTGATGTATGTTTTAATTAATCTTAAGCGCCGCAAAATTGGCGTGCGCGAACTGGTCACCCTGCTGGAAAATACCGTTATTAATACGCTCGCCGCGTTCAATATCGATGCGCAAGCGCGAGCCGATGCACCAGGCGTGTATGTGCAAGGTAAGAAAATTTGTTCGCTGGGTTTGCGCATTCGGAAAGGCTGCTCATTTCATGGCCTGGCGCTGAATATAGATATGGACCTGGCGCCGTTTATGCGCATCAACCCTTGCGGTTACGCCGGGATGGAAATGACGCAGGTCAGCCAACTCGCTGAAAATGTGGGTCTGGATAAAATAAGGACAATTCTTATCCAGCAATTTTTAGCGTTACTAAACAATCCACCCCATCAATATATGAATGCTTAA
- a CDS encoding YbeF family transcriptional regulator, translating to MDNNNLPEKRITVRPEDDKPQIFRTLRNIDLNLLTIFEAVYVHKGIVNAAKVLNLTPSAISQSIQKLRLIFPDPLFIRKGQGVTPTAYASHLHEYISQGLESILGALDLTGSYDKQRTITVGTTPSIGALVIPSIFQAIKEHSPHLMMRNIPISDAESQLSQFQTDLIIDTHITSSRTINHHVLYTDRLMLVCRKGHPCLHEAINAEILQKYEHTLLMLEGQNLSALRQRVQDIFPERQVSFSSYNMFTIAALIGNSDLLGLMPMRLFELFRHCWPLVEIPFAAISNERLDISLYYNKLSLRDPVLENVIDVIRRAF from the coding sequence GTGGATAATAATAACCTGCCGGAAAAGCGAATAACCGTGCGCCCCGAGGACGACAAACCGCAAATCTTCCGGACGCTGCGCAATATTGATCTCAATTTGTTGACTATTTTTGAGGCAGTATATGTTCACAAAGGGATTGTCAACGCGGCAAAAGTGCTCAACTTAACGCCTTCCGCTATTAGCCAGTCAATTCAAAAATTACGTTTGATATTTCCCGATCCGCTTTTCATCCGTAAAGGCCAGGGCGTCACGCCGACAGCCTATGCTTCTCATCTGCATGAATATATCAGCCAGGGCCTGGAGTCTATTCTCGGTGCGCTGGACCTTACTGGCAGTTATGACAAACAGCGGACAATTACTGTCGGCACTACGCCTTCTATTGGCGCGTTAGTCATTCCTTCTATTTTTCAGGCAATAAAAGAGCATTCTCCGCATTTAATGATGCGCAATATTCCTATTAGCGATGCGGAAAGCCAGTTAAGCCAGTTTCAGACCGATTTAATTATCGATACGCATATTACGAGTTCGCGCACCATTAACCATCATGTGCTTTATACCGACCGGTTAATGTTGGTTTGCCGTAAAGGGCACCCTTGTCTGCATGAAGCGATTAATGCGGAAATTTTGCAGAAATATGAGCACACACTATTGATGCTGGAAGGGCAAAATTTGAGCGCCTTGCGTCAGCGGGTGCAGGACATCTTCCCGGAACGCCAGGTCAGTTTTAGCAGTTACAATATGTTTACTATTGCAGCACTGATCGGCAACAGCGATTTACTGGGGCTGATGCCCATGCGTTTGTTCGAGTTATTCCGCCACTGTTGGCCATTGGTGGAGATACCTTTCGCCGCCATCAGCAATGAACGCCTCGATATTTCCCTGTATTACAACAAGTTGAGCTTGCGTGATCCGGTTCTGGAAAATGTTATCGACGTTATCCGACGGGCTTTTTAA
- the lipA gene encoding lipoyl synthase translates to MSKPIVMERGVKYRDADKMALIPVKNVATEREALLRKPEWMKIKLPADSSRIQGIKAAMRKNGLHSVCEEASCPNLAECFNHGTATFMILGAICTRRCPFCDVAHGRPVAPDTNEPQKLAQTIADMALRYVVITSVDRDDLRDGGAQHFADCITAIREKTPSIKIETLVPDFRGRMDRALEILTATPPDVFNHNLENVPRVYRQVRPGADYNWSLKLLERFKETHPDIPTKSGLMVGLGETNAEIIEVMRDLRRHGVTMLTLGQYLQPSRHHLPVQRYVSPDEFDEMKEEALAMGFTHAACGPFVRSSYHADLQAKGLEVK, encoded by the coding sequence ATGAGTAAACCCATTGTGATGGAACGCGGTGTCAAATATCGCGATGCCGATAAAATGGCTCTTATCCCGGTCAAAAACGTGGCAACAGAGCGCGAAGCCCTGTTAAGAAAACCGGAATGGATGAAAATCAAACTCCCGGCCGACTCTTCCCGTATCCAGGGTATTAAAGCAGCCATGCGCAAAAATGGGCTGCACTCTGTGTGTGAAGAAGCATCTTGCCCGAACCTTGCTGAGTGTTTCAACCACGGTACGGCGACCTTTATGATCCTCGGTGCGATTTGTACGCGCCGCTGCCCATTCTGCGATGTGGCCCATGGTCGCCCTGTCGCACCGGATACGAACGAACCACAAAAACTGGCGCAGACCATTGCTGATATGGCGCTGCGTTATGTTGTTATCACCTCGGTCGACCGTGATGACCTACGTGATGGCGGTGCTCAGCATTTTGCTGACTGCATCACCGCCATTCGCGAGAAGACCCCGTCGATTAAAATCGAAACGCTGGTTCCGGATTTCCGTGGTCGTATGGATCGCGCGCTGGAGATTCTAACCGCCACGCCGCCAGATGTGTTTAACCACAACCTGGAAAACGTACCGCGTGTTTATCGCCAGGTTCGCCCGGGCGCGGATTACAACTGGTCTTTGAAACTGCTGGAGCGTTTTAAAGAAACGCACCCGGATATCCCGACCAAATCTGGCTTGATGGTGGGTTTAGGCGAAACCAACGCAGAAATCATTGAAGTGATGCGCGATTTGCGCCGACACGGCGTGACCATGTTGACGCTGGGGCAGTATCTGCAACCGAGCCGCCATCATCTGCCAGTACAGCGTTATGTCAGCCCGGATGAGTTTGATGAGATGAAAGAGGAAGCGCTGGCGATGGGCTTTACCCATGCAGCGTGCGGCCCGTTTGTTCGCTCTTCCTACCATGCAGATTTGCAGGCAAAAGGCCTTGAAGTGAAGTAA
- the tatE gene encoding twin-arginine translocase subunit TatE, with translation MGEISITKLLVVAALVVLLFGTKKLRTLGGDLGAAIKGFKKAMNDDDAAKKDADEVTAQKLSHKE, from the coding sequence ATGGGTGAGATTAGTATTACTAAATTGCTGGTCGTGGCCGCGCTGGTCGTTCTGCTGTTTGGAACCAAGAAGCTGCGTACACTGGGCGGCGACTTGGGCGCAGCCATCAAAGGCTTCAAAAAAGCGATGAATGACGACGATGCAGCGAAAAAAGACGCTGATGAAGTCACCGCACAGAAACTCTCTCACAAAGAGTAA
- a CDS encoding deaminated glutathione amidase, translating into MIVAAGQFVVTPDWQTNARTCVALMAQAAHQHASLLVLPEALLARDDADPHLSVKSAQALDGGFLSLLCEESRRNALTTVLTIHVPSTEGRAVNTLVVLRGGEVIAQYAKLHLYDAFSMQESARVDAGHEIAPLIDVDGMRVGLMTCYDLRFPELALALALQGAELLVLPAAWVRGPLKEMHWSTLLAARALDTTCYVVASGECGNKNIGQSRIIDPQGVTVAAAAEAPQLIFADVTAERVAQTREKLPVLRNRRFAGPQLL; encoded by the coding sequence ATGATCGTAGCAGCCGGACAATTTGTGGTAACTCCAGACTGGCAAACCAATGCGCGCACCTGCGTGGCATTAATGGCGCAGGCTGCTCATCAACACGCATCGCTGCTGGTGTTACCAGAAGCGTTACTGGCAAGAGATGACGCTGACCCACATCTGTCTGTGAAGTCCGCTCAGGCGCTTGATGGCGGCTTCCTGAGCCTGCTTTGTGAGGAGAGTCGCCGTAACGCGCTGACCACCGTGCTAACCATCCATGTTCCTTCGACGGAAGGCAGAGCGGTGAATACGCTGGTCGTATTGCGCGGCGGAGAGGTCATCGCGCAGTATGCCAAGCTGCATTTGTATGATGCGTTCAGCATGCAGGAATCCGCGCGGGTGGATGCCGGTCACGAAATCGCGCCGCTGATCGATGTCGACGGCATGCGGGTTGGCTTGATGACCTGTTACGATTTACGTTTCCCGGAGCTTGCACTGGCGTTGGCGTTGCAAGGGGCTGAGTTGCTGGTGTTGCCCGCTGCATGGGTACGCGGGCCGCTTAAGGAGATGCATTGGTCAACATTGCTCGCCGCGCGAGCGTTGGATACAACGTGTTATGTTGTTGCTTCCGGCGAGTGTGGCAATAAAAATATTGGTCAGAGCCGGATTATCGATCCACAAGGCGTGACGGTTGCCGCTGCGGCAGAAGCGCCGCAATTGATTTTTGCTGATGTGACAGCAGAGCGCGTGGCGCAAACGCGGGAAAAACTGCCCGTTTTACGTAATCGCCGCTTCGCTGGACCACAATTATTGTGA
- the crcB gene encoding fluoride efflux transporter CrcB — MLQLLLAVFIGGGTGSVARWMLSMKLNPAHQAIPMGTLTANLAGAFIIGMGLAWFNRMTHIDPVWKVLLTTGFCGGLTTFSTFSAEVVFLLQEGRAGWALLNVAVNLLGSFAMTALAFWLFSAANAN, encoded by the coding sequence GTGTTACAACTCCTTTTAGCGGTATTTATTGGCGGGGGCACTGGCAGCGTGGCGCGCTGGATGCTCAGTATGAAGCTAAACCCGGCGCATCAGGCAATCCCGATGGGTACGCTGACCGCCAACCTGGCAGGTGCGTTTATCATTGGGATGGGGCTGGCGTGGTTTAATCGGATGACGCATATCGATCCGGTGTGGAAAGTCCTGCTGACGACCGGTTTTTGCGGCGGACTGACAACGTTTTCCACCTTTTCGGCGGAAGTGGTGTTTCTGCTTCAGGAAGGCCGCGCTGGTTGGGCATTGCTCAATGTGGCCGTCAATTTGTTGGGCTCGTTCGCCATGACGGCACTGGCGTTCTGGCTATTTTCCGCTGCGAACGCAAATTGA
- the cspE gene encoding transcription antiterminator/RNA stability regulator CspE codes for MSKIKGNVKWFNESKGFGFITPEDGSKDVFVHFSAIQSNGFKTLAEGQRVEFEITNGAKGPSAANVMPV; via the coding sequence ATGTCTAAGATTAAAGGTAACGTTAAGTGGTTTAATGAATCCAAAGGATTCGGTTTCATTACTCCGGAAGATGGCAGCAAAGACGTGTTCGTACACTTCTCTGCAATCCAGAGCAATGGTTTCAAAACCCTGGCTGAAGGCCAGCGCGTTGAGTTTGAAATCACTAACGGTGCCAAAGGCCCATCTGCTGCTAACGTAATGCCTGTCTAA
- the pagP gene encoding lipid IV(A) palmitoyltransferase PagP: protein MIFSAYAAKTPWYSDFAQNVKQTWQQPEHYELYVPAITWHARFAYDKDKTDRYNERPWGAGFGQDRWDEKGNWHGLYLMAFKDSYNKWEPIGGYGWEKIWRPLADDNFRLGLGYTAGATARDNWKYIPIPVLLPLASVGYGPATFQMTYIPGTYNNGNVYFAWMRFQF from the coding sequence GTGATTTTCTCCGCGTATGCGGCAAAAACGCCCTGGTATTCCGATTTTGCACAGAATGTGAAACAAACCTGGCAGCAACCAGAGCACTACGAGCTCTATGTTCCTGCAATCACCTGGCATGCGCGCTTTGCCTATGACAAGGACAAAACCGATCGTTACAACGAGCGGCCGTGGGGAGCCGGTTTTGGGCAAGACCGTTGGGATGAGAAAGGAAACTGGCACGGTCTTTACCTGATGGCGTTCAAAGACTCCTATAACAAGTGGGAGCCGATTGGCGGTTACGGTTGGGAGAAGATATGGCGCCCGCTGGCAGATGATAATTTCCGTTTGGGGTTGGGTTACACCGCAGGGGCTACCGCGCGTGATAACTGGAAGTATATCCCGATTCCGGTGCTGCTGCCGCTGGCCTCGGTGGGTTATGGCCCGGCGACATTCCAAATGACTTACATTCCCGGCACTTACAACAACGGAAACGTTTACTTTGCCTGGATGCGTTTCCAGTTCTGA